From the Pieris napi chromosome 20, ilPieNapi1.2, whole genome shotgun sequence genome, one window contains:
- the LOC125059518 gene encoding uncharacterized protein LOC125059518 gives MDIQAETLITLVQERPVLWDKTEDVYKDKNLKLAAWREVCLILKPNFDELDEKERKQYGKQVSTKWNNIRDSWLKTVKKQKDESKSGSSTKKTRNYLYHEQLMFLKKVSEPRPPHESVSKKARTETEVGMESDFRSPLIKDKKKIDNKEVNDRMVKFLDSRINPEKENHHLSFFKGIIPILNTLTIEETLEFQASVMTMLQKIKSRNYERPNYGHWRDSYNQITGPDQYSGYYTHNSVNQQPIPTQDQHYPGYSTQYNSSNQQATTSIPSTSSQTSNPIPASPSASSNRSIHSQDSDYLDFEGI, from the exons ATGGATATTCAAGCAGAAACTTTAATTACGCTTGTCCAAGAGAGACCTGTTCTGTGGGATAAGACCGAAGACGTTTATAAAgacaaaaacttaaagttagcAGCATGGCGTGAAGTATGTTTAATACTGAAACCAAACTTCGATGAACTGGatgaaaaagaaagaaaacagTACG GAAAACAGGTTTCAACTAAATGGAATAATATACGAGATTCGTGGCTTAAGACagtaaagaaacaaaaagaTGAGTCTAAATCTGGATCTTCGACCAAAAAGAcacgaaattatttatatcacgagcaattaatgtttttgaaaaaagtcTCCGAACCTCGACCACCACATGAGTCAGTTTCAAAAAAAGCAAGAACCGAGACTGAAGTAGGCATGGAATCAGATTTTCGTTCAcctttaattaaagataaaaaaaaaattgataataaagaGGTAAATGACAGGATGGTAAAGTTTTTGGACTCCAGAATAAACCCAGAAAAGGAAAACCATCATCTATCTTTCTTCAAAGGCATTATACCAATCTTGAACACTTTAACTATCGAAGAGACTTTAGAATTTCAAGCTAGCGTCATGACAATgttgcaaaaaattaaaagtaggaATTATGAGAGACCAAATTACGGACATTGGCGTGATTCATATAATCAGATAACCGGACCAGATCAGTATTCTGGATACTACACACATAATAGCGTCAATCAACAGCCAATACCTACGCAAGATCAACACTACCCTGGATACTCTACGCAATATAATAGTAGCAATCAACAGGCAACAACATCTATACCATCAACTTCATCTCAGACATCGAATCCGATTCCAGCTTCGCCATCAGCATCTAGTAATCGTTCCATACATTCCCAAGACTCAGATTACTTAGATTTTGAAGGGATTTAA
- the LOC125059517 gene encoding protein ANTAGONIST OF LIKE HETEROCHROMATIN PROTEIN 1-like isoform X2: MDDEIVVLWWYLNRRQNKRKHWVHPILRERFSLGTFETLMGELRRDESKFFNYFRMTATTFDDLLGRLDIRVRDTSFRECICPEQRLAICLRYLASGCSFKEIHYSYRVGVSTISKLIKEMTHVIWENLKTDFLKLPDTEREWEDIASGFERKANFPHCLGAVDGKHIRILKPAKSGSMFFNYKEYYSFVLMAVVDSEYRFIFISVGSFGKECDSSILKDSTFWQKINDGTLNVPKPRPLHENLHEELPFILVGDEGFALTPNLLRPYGDIGSVPWQAAAIK, from the exons ATGGACGACGAAATTGTTGTGTTGTGGTGGTATCTTAATAGAAggcaaaataaaagaaaacattgggTACACCCTATTTTACGGGAAAGATTTTCACTTGGAACATTTGAAACATTAATGGGTGAACTTAGAAGAGACGAATCAAAGTTCTTCAATTATTTTCGAATGACAGCAACCACTTTTGACGATTTACTGGGACGACTAGACATAAGAGTACGAGATACAAGTTTCAGAGAATGTATTTGCCCAGAACAAAGATTAGCCATATGTCTAAG atatttAGCTTCAGGATGTTCATTCAAAGAAATACATTACTCATACAGAGTAGGCGTTTCGACAATAAGTAAACTAATAAAAGAAATGACCCACGTCATTTGGGAAAACCTAAAGACAGATTTCCTTAAGCTGCCTGATACTGAGAGAGAATGGGAGGACATCGCTTCAGGATTCGAAAGAAAAGCCAACTTTCCTCACTGTCTTGGAGCAGTAGATGGCAAACATATCAGAATTTTGAAACCAGCCAAGAGTGGTTCTATGTTCTTTAATTACAAGGAGtattattcttttgtattaatGGCAGTTGTCGATTCAGAGTaccgatttatttttattagtgtgGGCTCATTTGGCAAGGAATGCGATTCTAGTATATTAAAGGATAGTACATTTTGGCAAAAGATCAATGATGGTACTTTAAATGTACCAAAGCCTAGACCGCTTCATGAAAACTTGCACGAAGAATTACCGTTTATACTTGTTGGCGATGAAGGCTTTGCTTTAACACCTAATCTCCTACGTCCATATGGAG ataTTGGTTCCGTTCCGTGGCAGGCAGcagctataaaataa
- the LOC125059517 gene encoding protein ALP1-like isoform X1, which translates to MDDEIVVLWWYLNRRQNKRKHWVHPILRERFSLGTFETLMGELRRDESKFFNYFRMTATTFDDLLGRLDIRVRDTSFRECICPEQRLAICLRYLASGCSFKEIHYSYRVGVSTISKLIKEMTHVIWENLKTDFLKLPDTEREWEDIASGFERKANFPHCLGAVDGKHIRILKPAKSGSMFFNYKEYYSFVLMAVVDSEYRFIFISVGSFGKECDSSILKDSTFWQKINDGTLNVPKPRPLHENLHEELPFILVGDEGFALTPNLLRPYGGTHLNTDKKIFNYRLSRARRYVECAFGILANKWRIIHRAIDLNVDTAIQVIKACAVLHNFVREKDGINFESYQNIEHRQEQETTPMNRNVSSRGGPNANAIRTSFTNYFVSDIGSVPWQAAAIK; encoded by the exons ATGGACGACGAAATTGTTGTGTTGTGGTGGTATCTTAATAGAAggcaaaataaaagaaaacattgggTACACCCTATTTTACGGGAAAGATTTTCACTTGGAACATTTGAAACATTAATGGGTGAACTTAGAAGAGACGAATCAAAGTTCTTCAATTATTTTCGAATGACAGCAACCACTTTTGACGATTTACTGGGACGACTAGACATAAGAGTACGAGATACAAGTTTCAGAGAATGTATTTGCCCAGAACAAAGATTAGCCATATGTCTAAG atatttAGCTTCAGGATGTTCATTCAAAGAAATACATTACTCATACAGAGTAGGCGTTTCGACAATAAGTAAACTAATAAAAGAAATGACCCACGTCATTTGGGAAAACCTAAAGACAGATTTCCTTAAGCTGCCTGATACTGAGAGAGAATGGGAGGACATCGCTTCAGGATTCGAAAGAAAAGCCAACTTTCCTCACTGTCTTGGAGCAGTAGATGGCAAACATATCAGAATTTTGAAACCAGCCAAGAGTGGTTCTATGTTCTTTAATTACAAGGAGtattattcttttgtattaatGGCAGTTGTCGATTCAGAGTaccgatttatttttattagtgtgGGCTCATTTGGCAAGGAATGCGATTCTAGTATATTAAAGGATAGTACATTTTGGCAAAAGATCAATGATGGTACTTTAAATGTACCAAAGCCTAGACCGCTTCATGAAAACTTGCACGAAGAATTACCGTTTATACTTGTTGGCGATGAAGGCTTTGCTTTAACACCTAATCTCCTACGTCCATATGGAGGTACACATTTGAATACtgataaaaagatttttaactaTAGACTAAGTCGAGCAAGAAGGTATGTTGAGTGCGCTTTTGGTATTCTGGCAAATAAGTGGCGAATAATCCATCGAGCTATAGATCTCAACGTAGACACAGCAATTCAAGTAATTAAAGCTTGTGCAGTCTTACATAATTTTGTAAGAGAAAAAGATGGTATAAATTTTGAAAGTTACCAAAATATAGAACATAGACAAGAACAAGAAACTACACCCATGAATCGAAATGTGTCGAGTCGAGGTGGCCCTAATGCCAACGCTATACGGACAtcatttactaattattttgtttcagataTTGGTTCCGTTCCGTGGCAGGCAGcagctataaaataa